In Nematostella vectensis chromosome 12, jaNemVect1.1, whole genome shotgun sequence, the genomic window GCCTGGTATTGTCACGCATGAGTAACGCGTTATCAGGCTACATTTGTTTACAATTTACCCCTTCTGTAACCATTTTATCGTTCTATAGTAATAAACACTAACAGTGCTGATAAAGTAAATACTACTAAAATGTTTGTTCCTGCTATAATAAATCATTTTGAAGAGCGCAATTGCAATTTGGTCCTTTTATTGAGTTATAAAAACGCGGGATTTTGTTCGCGCTGCTGTTTGCTCTAGACGGTAGAATGTAACCGGAAAATCAGGTTTTGAAATTCACTCTTCAAATTTCCATGACAACGTCAAGACGCTTCAATCCAAATATTTAGTGTCAGCTTGAATTAACCAATTAGAGCGTCGTAATAGTGGACAAAGAACAATTAGCATAACGAATCATATTTATACGCACCCAGTCACGAGGTGAGTCATTTCAGCTTGCGACCCAATACTGTAGAGAGATCGTAACTTCTACTACAGTTCGGAGCACTTCCATTACAGTTTATATCCAAATCTCCTTCGAAATCAACCAACTAATACAAAATGGTAAGTACATTTATAGTATGTTCTTTCTAAAAATGATCGACTTTAACTCTTTTTACAGCTCGAAATCACCCTTCTCCAGAAGTTCGTTGACGAGGCTCTCTCGCGCGCTTTTTTCGGTTACTTCCAATTCTTGACCATGAACGTTCTTTTTAGCGTGAGTGTATCTCTATCCACGTTGGACAAGCCGGTGTGCAGATTGGCAACGCCTGTTGGGAGTTGTACTGCCTCGAACACGGAATTCAGCCCGATGGCCAGATGCCGAGCGACAAGACGATCGGTGGCGGCGATGACTCGTTCAACACTTTCTTTAGCGAgaccggcgctggaaagcacGTCCCCAGAGCTGTCTTTGTTGATTTAGAGCCAACAGTAGTCGGTAAGTGAACAATAAGAGTAATTTTATGGTTCAACATCCGTTAAATTGATAGAATAGCGACCCCCACTGTTTCGCAATAGGTGACGAGCACGACGTTAACCAAGCGCAACGTCTGAAAAATGTTCGAATTACAAAATTCGAACCCTCTTCTTCAAGCTGATTGTTTTCCATGGGGAGATTTTACAAATTACATTATTGTAGGCCAGCAAAATGACCGTAACCGTGTTGCTATGTTATCTGTTTTAATCAACAAAAGATTTCGAAACTATGCATGCATAATTTTTTATGATTAGGTTTCAACTGGCGAATAATTCTAATGTCATCTTTTTATTCCTTCTACAGATGAGGTTCGCACTGGAACCTACCGCCAGCTTTTCCACCCTGAGCAACTTATCACTGGCAAAGAGGATGCTGCTAACAACTACGCCCGTGGACACTACACTGTCGGAAAAGAGTTGATCGATCTGGTGCTTGACAGAATCCGTAAACTGGtaagattcttttgtttgaaaagaaGTATCGTCACATTGTTGAAACGCTGTGTTGACGCTTGTAGCTATGGTGACTTTTTTGGTAATGTAACCAGATTTTATTGAATCAAATTTCAACCATGTTTTTGTGTTATTTCAGGCCGATCAATGTACTGGTCTTCAAGGTTTCTTGATCTTCCATTCTTTCGGTGGTGGCACGGGATCTGGATTCTCCTCACTGTTGATGGAACGTCTGTCTGTTGACTACGGCAAGAAATCCAAGCTGGAGTTTGCCATCTACCCAGCTCCTCAGATCTCCACCGCTGTGGTTGAGCCCTACAACTCCATCCTGACCACCCACACAACCCTGGAGCACTCTGACTGTGCCTTCATGGTAGACAACGAGGCCATCTATGACATCTGCCGTCGCAACCTGGACATAGAAAGACCCACCTACACCAACCTGAACCGCCTGATTGGCCAGATCGTGTCCTCCATCACTGCCTCCCTGCGCTTTGATGGTGCCCTGAATGTGGATCTGACTGAGTTCCAG contains:
- the LOC5509638 gene encoding tubulin alpha-1A chain yields the protein MRECISIHVGQAGVQIGNACWELYCLEHGIQPDGQMPSDKTIGGGDDSFNTFFSETGAGKHVPRAVFVDLEPTVVDEVRTGTYRQLFHPEQLITGKEDAANNYARGHYTVGKELIDLVLDRIRKLADQCTGLQGFLIFHSFGGGTGSGFSSLLMERLSVDYGKKSKLEFAIYPAPQISTAVVEPYNSILTTHTTLEHSDCAFMVDNEAIYDICRRNLDIERPTYTNLNRLIGQIVSSITASLRFDGALNVDLTEFQTNLVPYPRIHFPLATYAPVISAEKAYHEQLSVAEITNACFEPANQMVKCDPRHGKYMACCLLYRGDVVPKDVNAAIATIKTKRTIQFVDWCPTGFKVGINYQPPTVVPGGDLAKVQRAVCMLSNTTAIAEAWARLDHKFDLMYAKRAFVHWYVGEGMEEGEFSEAREDLAALEKDYEEVGVDSVEEEGEEEGEEY